From the Teredinibacter turnerae T7901 genome, one window contains:
- the fliG gene encoding flagellar motor switch protein FliG — MPEQNIGADGKPEVKISRVDQAAILLMTLGENAAAEILKHMGPKEVQRLGTAMAALNNIQQYEVEVVLANFLDEVRTQTGLGMGADNYIRNMLVSALGEDKANGLIDRILLGGNTTGLDTLKWMEARSVADIIRNEHPQIQAIVIAYLDADQSAEVLAFFPEKVRLDVMMRVAALDTVQPSALQELNNILEKQFSGSAGSQTKEMGGYKTAAEIVNNLDSSIGSELMDAIREIDEDMGNQIADLMFVFENLKDVDDRGIQALLREVSSDVLIVALKGADETLQDKIFGNMSKRAAELLRDDLEAKGPVKVSEVESAQKEILVIARRMADAGEINLGGGGEEMM; from the coding sequence ATGCCTGAACAAAATATTGGTGCAGATGGCAAGCCGGAAGTTAAAATCAGCCGCGTGGATCAAGCGGCGATTTTACTGATGACATTAGGTGAGAACGCCGCTGCAGAAATTCTCAAACATATGGGTCCGAAAGAAGTTCAGCGCCTGGGCACGGCGATGGCTGCGCTTAATAATATTCAGCAGTATGAAGTGGAAGTGGTGCTGGCGAATTTTCTTGACGAAGTGCGCACCCAAACTGGTTTGGGTATGGGCGCTGATAATTATATTCGCAATATGCTGGTCTCTGCGCTCGGTGAAGATAAAGCTAACGGTCTTATCGACAGAATTTTGCTTGGTGGTAACACCACCGGCCTGGATACCCTGAAATGGATGGAAGCCCGTTCCGTCGCTGATATTATTCGCAACGAACACCCACAGATTCAGGCCATTGTTATTGCCTATCTCGATGCGGATCAATCTGCCGAGGTACTGGCATTTTTTCCGGAAAAAGTGCGCCTGGATGTCATGATGCGCGTAGCCGCTCTAGATACAGTACAGCCGAGCGCCTTGCAGGAATTAAACAACATTCTCGAAAAACAATTCTCCGGAAGCGCCGGTTCGCAAACCAAAGAAATGGGCGGCTATAAAACGGCGGCTGAAATTGTTAACAATCTGGACAGCTCCATAGGCAGCGAACTGATGGATGCCATTCGTGAAATAGACGAAGATATGGGCAACCAGATTGCGGACCTGATGTTTGTGTTCGAGAACCTCAAAGATGTCGACGACCGGGGTATTCAAGCCCTGTTGCGCGAAGTCTCATCCGATGTGCTCATTGTTGCCCTTAAAGGCGCTGACGAAACCTTGCAGGATAAAATATTTGGCAATATGTCCAAGCGCGCGGCAGAGTTGCTGCGTGACGACTTGGAAGCGAAGGGGCCGGTGAAAGTGTCCGAAGTGGAAAGCGCGCAAAAAGAAATTCTTGTTATTGCCCGCCGTATGGCCGATGCCGGTGAGATTAATCTCGGCGGCGGCGGCGAAGAAATGATGTAG
- a CDS encoding flagellar assembly protein FliH: MVDSDKKKRPAGVWQPQSGETVAAWDLPAWNDDGQIIKSARREAAEKQAEKEPEPVIEEIEEVEPPKLPTAEELKAIADQAQQEGYADGFKEGMEKGLHQGEEAGRKHGEEKAYAETRAKMEGEIARLQSIADRMFEPTQQQDEQLESLVVEMAVNLARRLLVTELTAQPERITPVVKRALTELPVGAKNITVELSPADMALLDEHLPESKRNWRATENAELHQGGCIVKTAESLIDYSVDQRLDNYFREIDQSPAISDTDEEEIGDTGHAEQADQEPASD, encoded by the coding sequence GTGGTCGATTCCGATAAGAAAAAGCGCCCCGCTGGTGTGTGGCAACCCCAGTCCGGAGAAACTGTTGCGGCCTGGGATTTACCTGCGTGGAATGACGACGGTCAGATAATCAAAAGCGCTCGCCGCGAAGCCGCCGAAAAGCAAGCCGAGAAAGAGCCAGAGCCGGTAATTGAGGAAATAGAGGAGGTTGAACCCCCCAAGCTTCCCACCGCTGAAGAGCTAAAAGCCATCGCCGATCAGGCGCAACAGGAAGGCTACGCCGACGGCTTTAAGGAAGGTATGGAAAAAGGCCTGCACCAGGGCGAGGAGGCCGGGCGCAAACACGGAGAGGAAAAGGCCTACGCAGAAACCCGTGCGAAAATGGAAGGCGAAATAGCGCGGTTACAGTCGATTGCAGACCGCATGTTCGAGCCCACTCAGCAGCAGGATGAACAGCTCGAATCGCTGGTTGTCGAGATGGCCGTAAACTTGGCCCGGCGGCTGTTGGTGACCGAACTGACGGCCCAGCCAGAGAGAATAACGCCGGTCGTAAAACGTGCACTCACCGAGTTACCGGTGGGGGCGAAGAATATAACGGTGGAATTGAGCCCTGCGGATATGGCGCTTTTGGATGAGCACCTACCCGAGAGCAAACGTAACTGGCGAGCAACAGAAAACGCCGAACTGCATCAGGGTGGCTGTATCGTAAAAACGGCTGAGAGCTTAATTGATTATTCTGTGGACCAACGCTTGGATAATTATTTTCGCGAAATTGACCAATCGCCCGCAATTTCTGATACGGATGAAGAAGAGATTGGAGACACTGGACACGCGGAGCAAGCAGATCAGGAGCCCGCAAGTGACTAA
- the fliI gene encoding flagellar protein export ATPase FliI, which yields MTKLAAPLLKRLSRYQHYEALEQVPHAQGRLTRMVGLTLEAVGLNVSVGRQCKVVLSSGREVEAEVVGFDEDKTFLMPVQKVDGLQPGARVVPVDAHKNLSMGEHLRGRILNGVGQPLDGLGPVSCRAKVDLEPSTINPLHRHPIDETLDVGIRAINSLLTVGKGQRIGLFAGSGVGKSVLLGMMTRFTTADVVVVGLIGERGREVKEFVDHILGPQGLKKSVVVAAPADDAPLMRLRASQLATRIAEYFRDQGKNVLLLMDSLTRFAQAQREISLAIGEPPATKGYPPSVFAKIPDLVERAGNGDKGGGSITAFYTVLTEGDDLQDPIADASRAILDGHIVLSRQLAEQGIYPAIDIEASISRVMPNIVDANHLAAAQRFKQLLARYRENKDLIAIGAYARGSDPQIDAAIERFPHLQQFIGQKIGEPAPYPQSLAQLFTVVQSGAATTPAASAEQTQQGGTLKTAQSRQQRPLSANRR from the coding sequence GTGACTAAGCTGGCGGCCCCGCTGCTAAAACGACTTTCCCGCTACCAGCATTACGAAGCGCTGGAGCAGGTACCGCACGCCCAGGGACGGCTGACGAGGATGGTAGGTCTTACGCTGGAAGCCGTGGGCCTGAATGTGTCTGTGGGGCGTCAGTGTAAGGTCGTACTTTCCAGTGGCCGAGAAGTCGAAGCCGAGGTAGTCGGCTTCGACGAGGATAAAACTTTCCTTATGCCGGTGCAGAAGGTTGATGGGCTTCAGCCGGGGGCGCGTGTAGTCCCGGTGGATGCACACAAAAATTTATCCATGGGTGAGCATTTACGTGGCCGCATTTTAAATGGCGTCGGGCAGCCGCTCGATGGGCTCGGCCCTGTGAGTTGTCGGGCCAAGGTCGATCTGGAACCCAGCACAATTAACCCGTTACACCGTCACCCCATTGACGAAACCCTGGACGTGGGTATTCGCGCAATTAATTCTCTGTTAACTGTGGGTAAGGGCCAGCGTATCGGCCTGTTCGCGGGCAGTGGTGTGGGTAAAAGTGTATTGCTGGGCATGATGACCCGCTTTACTACTGCCGATGTGGTTGTGGTCGGGCTGATCGGTGAACGCGGGCGTGAGGTTAAAGAGTTTGTCGACCATATTCTCGGGCCACAAGGGTTAAAAAAATCGGTTGTCGTTGCAGCCCCCGCCGATGATGCGCCGCTTATGCGCTTGCGCGCATCCCAACTGGCAACGCGGATAGCCGAATATTTTCGTGATCAAGGCAAAAACGTGCTGCTGCTGATGGACTCACTCACCCGATTCGCTCAGGCACAACGGGAAATCTCGTTGGCCATTGGCGAACCGCCTGCGACCAAGGGCTACCCGCCGTCAGTATTTGCCAAAATTCCGGATCTGGTAGAGCGAGCAGGTAACGGCGATAAAGGGGGTGGATCAATCACCGCGTTTTATACGGTGCTCACCGAGGGTGATGATTTACAAGATCCTATCGCCGATGCATCGCGCGCGATCCTGGATGGTCACATTGTCTTGTCTCGGCAACTGGCCGAGCAGGGTATCTACCCCGCGATTGATATAGAAGCATCAATTAGCCGGGTAATGCCGAATATTGTCGACGCCAACCATTTGGCGGCAGCGCAGCGTTTCAAACAACTTCTTGCCCGCTATCGGGAAAACAAAGATTTGATCGCGATAGGCGCTTATGCACGGGGCTCTGACCCGCAAATTGATGCGGCTATTGAACGATTTCCACACTTACAACAATTTATTGGCCAAAAAATTGGTGAACCTGCACCCTACCCGCAGAGTCTAGCGCAGTTGTTTACGGTAGTGCAGTCTGGTGCAGCGACCACACCCGCTGCCAGCGCAGAACAAACTCAGCAAGGCGGTACGCTGAAAACAGCACAATCACGGCAACAGCGGCCGCTCAGCGCAAATAGGCGCTGA
- the fliJ gene encoding flagellar export protein FliJ, translating to MASKRSKRIEIVVDLARRAEETAADNFTQAKNALQLAEDQLRDLTQYYQGYVERMQANTRAVKPSELIQTRAFLQQLSVAISGQEHQIALLQQQLQHRQLAWHKSHLKTRSLEDLRTRYIQEEHDADDRLEQKALDEWVAQKRD from the coding sequence ATGGCCAGCAAGCGTTCAAAGAGAATTGAAATTGTTGTCGATCTCGCCCGGCGTGCCGAAGAAACGGCTGCAGATAACTTCACTCAAGCCAAAAACGCGCTCCAACTCGCAGAGGACCAACTGCGAGATCTAACGCAATATTATCAAGGTTATGTGGAGCGAATGCAGGCGAATACCCGTGCGGTTAAACCGAGCGAACTCATTCAAACACGAGCATTCCTGCAGCAATTGAGCGTTGCGATCAGCGGGCAGGAGCACCAGATCGCCCTTCTGCAACAGCAGTTACAGCACCGGCAGCTGGCGTGGCACAAAAGCCATCTGAAAACCCGCTCGCTGGAAGATTTGCGTACCCGCTATATCCAAGAAGAACACGACGCAGACGATCGGCTGGAGCAGAAAGCACTGGACGAGTGGGTCGCCCAGAAGCGAGATTGA